From a region of the Dictyostelium discoideum AX4 chromosome 2 chromosome, whole genome shotgun sequence genome:
- a CDS encoding heat shock protein 70 family member (Similar to Hsp70), with protein sequence MVKNIKIFLSLFFVVVLGLLATTANSMVIGIDLGSQTFKVSLIKPGAFETVLNEQSGRKTISSVGWFKDERLFSSDSFSVWARNPKQNYNLIQAFLGIKYKEGLVEEISNGLPLGFKVKNDTVRNTVSIVYDDDTNYSAEELTGMLLRRVKDMASSYAGSSIKDCAITIPPYFTQQQRQALLDAAQLAGLNVLSLIHDVNAAALSFAMDRTFLEKNESVIFYDMGARHTSVSLVEFESHNEQIKGVKKNKTVSSASVKGIEWDEKLGGFDFDMVIVNHLKTLLKKQIPSANVDDIKITIKLLKEVGKMKENLSVNQQAQIFIGSLVDDHDFQATISKQQFEELSQSLIERSLLPLKKLILSTGIKLKDIEYFEVIGGGVRIPFIQQALKDYLKRDTLDKHLNGDEAMSNGAAFYAASLTHYFKVKEIKLKDILLNSVDVEINNNIINSGGAGETLLEETEDNEDNELNNSGNEQQQQQQPTINQGGLKDKKIQLFKVNSKLGIKKTVSFSSENGFSLFLNNPTINNPLATYTVSNVPTPGEKYNFTGKPKIHCSFRLTTSGIVVLEKAEAEITVSLIKPQPQQNKTSSSTSTTKKNTTTIETTDGGSEETTDETTTKQQQQQEKEEEEEVVVVEKVIEYIQKTIRVPLNFTIKYNGCVEPLSKELSQESNDRINKLDQVDRILRELRQERNNLESFIYETKDKLESNEEYLKCSTQQERDQLVEELDKTSAWLSDALDNDNTETEEYRKQLKDIKKKADKIVNRVSQYQLVPVALEELEDTVDKVKPMFEIASKDLNVTAEELKETTDKIQSVSDWVQEKKSEFKLADYSKDLQTSSFDIKFKLYDLERTIKEILKKKKKPVKPSSSKKDKSSKSSKGKSNSTDEKDQKQKEQKEQQQQQKEESQFQNDGAEEQQFEDDHKVHDEL encoded by the exons atggttaaaaatataaaaatatttttatcattattttttgtagttGTATTAGGTTTATTAGCTACAACAGCAAATTCAATGGttattggtattgatttaGGTTCACAAACATTTAAagtatcattaattaaaccaGGTGCATTTGAAACCGTTTTAAATGAACAATCTGGTAGAAAAACAATTTCATCTGTTGGTTGGTTTAAAGATGAAAGATTATTTTCTTCTGATTCATTTAGTGtt tgGGCTAGAAATccaaaacaaaattataatttaattcaagCATTTTTAggtattaaatataaagaagGATTAGTTGAAGAGATTAGTAATGGATTACCATTAGGATTTAAGGTAAAGAATGATACTGTTAGAAATACAGTTTCAATTGTATACGATGATGATACCAATTATTCAGCAGAGGAATTGACAGGTATGTTATTAAGAAGAGTTAAGGATATGGCATCGTCATATGCAGGTTCATCAATCAAGGATTGTGCAATCACAATTCCACCTTACTTtacacaacaacaaagacaAGCATTATTGGATGCTGCTCAATTAGCAGgattaaatgttttatcattaattcaTGATGTCAATGCAGCTGCATTATCATTTGCAATGGATCGTACTTTCTTAGAAAAGAATGAGTCCGTTATCTTTTACGATATGGGTGCAAGACATACCTCTGTATCAttagttgaatttgaatctCATAATGAACAAATCAAAGGTGtcaaaaagaataaaacagTTT cATCAGCATCAGTTAAAGGTATTGAATGGGATGAAAAATTAGGtggatttgattttgatatggtaattgtaaatcatttgaaaacattattaaagaaacaaaTTCCATCAGCCAATGTTGATGATATTAAGattacaattaaattattaaaagaagttGGAAAAATGAAAGAAAATCTTAGCGTAAATCAACAAGCTCAAATCTTTATTGGTAGTTTAGTTGATGATCATGATTTCCAAGCAACCATTTCAAAACAACAATTTGAAGAATTATCacaatcattaattgaacgttcattattaccactaaaaaaattaattctttcaaCTGGTATTAAATTA aaagatattgaatattttgaagttattggtggtggtgttagAATTCCATTTATTCAACAAGCATTAAAAGATTACTTAAAGAGAGATACATTAGATAAACATTTAAATGGTGATGAAGCAATGTCAAATGGTGCTGCATTTTATGCAGCAAGTTTAACACATTATTTTAaagttaaagaaattaaacttaaagatattttattaaattcagttgatgttgaaattaataataatataattaatagtgGCGGTGCTGGTGAAACTTTATTAGAAGAAACtgaagataatgaagataatgaattaaataatagtggtaatgaacaacaacaacaacaacaaccaactaTTAACCAAGGCGGATTAAAggataaaaaaattcaattatttaaagttaattcaaaattaggTATAAAGAAAActgtttcattttcatcagaGAAtggattttcattatttttaaataatccaacaattaataatccaTTAGCAACTTATACAGTTTCAAATGTACCAACACCAGgtgaaaaatataatttcacTGGTAAACCAAAGATTCATTGTTCTTTCCGTTTAACCACTAGCGGTATAGTTGTTTTAGAGAAAGCTGAAGCTGAAATCACcgtttcattaattaaaccacaaccacaacaaaataaaacatcCTCATCAACAAGCACAACTAAAAAGAATACCACCACAATTGAAACAACTGATGGTGGTAGTGAAGAAACTACTGATGAAACTACaaccaaacaacaacaacaacaagaaaaagaagaggaagaagaagttgtagttgttgaaaaagttattgaatatattcaaaaaacaattagaGTACCATTAAATTtcacaattaaatataatggtTGTGTTGAACCATTATCAAAGGAATTAAGTCAAGAAAGTAATgatagaattaataaattggaTCAAGTTGATAGAATTTTAAGAGAATTAAGACAAGAGagaaataatttagaatcatttatttatgaAACTAAAGATAAATTGGAATCTAATGAAGAATATTTGAAATGTTCAACTCAACAAGAGAGAGATCAATTGGTTGAAGAATTGGATAAAACATCTGCATGGTTATCGGATGCTTTGgataatgataatactgAAACCGAGGAATACCGTAAACAATtgaaagatattaaaaagaaagcTGACAAAATCGTTAACCGTGTCTCTCAATACCAATTGGTACCTGTCGCATTGGAAGAGTTGGAAGACACTGTTGATAAAGTTAAACCAATGTTTGAAATCGCTTCAAAGGATTTAAATGTAACCGCTGAggaattaaaagaaactACTGATAAAATTCAATCCGTTTCCGATTGGGTACAAGAAAAGAAATCTGAATTCAAATTAGCTGATTATTCAAAAGATTTACAAACTTCCTcttttgatattaaatttaaactttATGATTTAGAAAgaacaattaaagaaattttaaaaaagaaaaagaaaccTGTTAAACCATCCTCCtctaaaaaagataaatcttcaaaatcttcaaaaggtaaatcaaattcaactgatgaaaaagatcaaaaacaaaaagaacaaaaagaacaacaacaacaacaaaaagaagaatCTCAATTCCAAAATGATGGTGCTGAGGAACAACAATTTGAAGATGATCATAAAGTTCATGatgaattataa
- the coq10-1 gene encoding hypothetical protein, which yields MIKYSNLVIPKTKSILKSGCNNNIGYGDRYFFNKLFGSNDASDTHNQPTTKIVTKEMTKELKYPVNQVYSVIIKVEDYKEFLPFCLNSTILKREKDKNHFEAELEVGQGTIKESYVSKVVYKENKFIESTATDTPLFHKLINTWSFKQGQTPNTTIAHCKLIYQFKSPFYATLMENFFASSLDVMINSFDKRCDELYGSSNSFKK from the exons atgataaaatattcaaatttagtTATACCAAAAACAAAGTCAATCCTTAAAAGTGGttgcaataataatattggatATGGAGATAGAtactttttcaataaattatttggtagCAACGATGCAAGTGATACACATAATCAACCAACCACAAAAATAGTTACAAAAGAAATGACTAAAGAATTAAA gtATCCAGTTAACCAAGTTTATAGTGTTATTATAAAAGTTGAAGAttataaagaatttttaccattttgtttaaattcaacaatattgaaaagagaaaaagataaaaatcattttgaaGCTGAATTAGAAGTTGGACAAGGTACGATTAAAGAAAGTTATGTTAGTAAAGTTGTATATAAAGAGAACAAATTCATTGAATCCACTGCAACTGATACACCACTATttcataaattaattaatacttGGAGTTTTAAACAAGGTCAAACTCCAAATACCACCATTGCTCattgtaaattaatatatcaaTTCAAATCACCATTCTATGCAACTTTAATGGAAAATTTCTTTGCCTCTTCTTTAGATGTAATGATTAATTCTTTCGATAAACGTTGTGATGAATTATATGGTAGTTCAAAttctttcaaaaaataa
- a CDS encoding ZIP family zinc transporter has translation MSLVPPNFLTLNVCQDAFNNLFSLYFSEHDHDHEEDGGGGHEGHIHAGVSCEEDPDKQYSRPIHIAAIFIILACSIFGTVIPIVATHVKKLRIPRYAIIVGKSIGIGVVLSCALIHMLLPAVVALGSDCLPDSWHEGYEAYPYLFALLAGIVMQFIDFTVLQYLTHKEQKKSMSLDSSTKTDNSLKEVHTTGNVENCHGSHVHGGLLMDPAALKTIEAYLLEFGITVHSVFIGLAVGVVDDKILKALLVALAFHQFFEGVALGSRIADAKLTSHWHEALLTAIFSFSAPVGIAIGVGVASTLNVNGATYLIVQGVFDSVCAGILLYIGFSLMIKDFPEDMEQLCKGKKFEYLLRAGLFIGLWLGAAMMAFIGKYL, from the exons atgtctTTAGTACCACcaaattttttaactttaaatGTTTGCCAAGAtgcttttaataatttattttcattatatttttcaGAACATGATCATGACCATGAAgaagatggtggtggtggtcaTGAAGGACATATACATGCAGGTGTTTCATGTGAAGAAGATCCAGATAAACAATATAGTAGACCGATACATATTGCAGcgattttcattattttggCTTGTTCCATTTTTGGTACAGTTATTCCAATTGTTGCCACTCatgttaaaaaattaagaattcCAAGATATGCTATTATCGTTGGTAAAtcaattggtattggtgTAGTTTTATCATGCGCTCTCATTCATATGTTATTACCAGCAGTTGTTGCACTTGGATCTGACTGTTTACCAGATTCCTGGCATGAAGGATATGAAGCTTATCCTTACCTTTTTGCATTGTTAGCTGGTATTGTCATGCAATTTATCGATTTTACAGTTCTCCAATATTTAACCCAcaaagaacaaaaaaaatcaatgtcATTAGATTCATCAACCAAAACAGACAATTCATTAAAAGAAGTCCATACCACTGGAAATGTTGAAAATTGTCATGGCAGCCATGTTCATGGAGGTCTTTTAATGGATCCAGCTGCTTTAAAAACTATTGAAGCTTATTTATTGGAATTTGGTATTACAGTTCATTCAGTTTTCATTGGTTTGgctgttggtgttgttgatgataaaattttaaaag caTTATTGGTTGCATTAGCTTTCCACCAATTTTTTGAAGGTGTTGCACTTGGTTCAAGAATAGCAGACGCTAAATTAACATCACACTGGCATGAAGCTTTGTTGACTGcaattttctctttttcagCTCCAGTTGGTATTGcgattggtgttggtgttgccTCAACACTCAATGTAAATGGTGCAACctatttaattgttcaagGTGTTTTCGATAGTGTTTGCGCTGGTATTTTACTTTACATTGGTTTTTCTTTAATGATCAAGGATTTCCCAGAAGATATGGAACAATTATGTAAAggtaaaaaatttgaatatttattacGTGCTGGTTTATTTATCGGTCTTTGGCTTGGCGCAGCTATGATGGCTTTTATAGGaaaatatttgtaa
- the ndkC-1 gene encoding NDP kinase: MSTNKVNKERTFLAVKPDGVARGLVGEIIARYEKKGFVLVGLKQLVPTKDLAESHYAEHKERPFFGGLVSFITSGPVVAMVFEGKGVVASARLMIGVTNPLASAPGSIRGDFGVDVGRNIIHGSDSVESANREIALWFKPEELLTEVKPNPNLYE, from the exons ATGTCCACAAATAAAGTAAACAAAGAAAGAACTTTCCTTGCTGTtaaa CCAGACGGTGTTGCTCGTGGTTTAGTTGGTGAAATCATCGCCAGATACGAAAAGAAAGGTTTCGTTTTAGTtggtttaaaacaattagTTCCAACCAAAGACTTAGCTGAATCTCACTATGCTGAACACAAAGAAAGACCATTCTTCGGTGGTTTAGTCTCATTCATTACCTCTGGTCCAGTCGTTGCTATGGTCTTCGAAGGTAAAGGTGTTGTTGCCTCTGCCCGTTTAATGATCGGTGTTACCAACCCATTAGCCTCAGCCCCAGGTTCAATTCG tGGTGATTTCggtgttgatgttggtaGAAACATCATCCACGGTTCTGATTCAGTTGAATCTGCCAACAGAGAAATTGCTTTATGGTTCAAACCAGAAGAATTATTAACTGAAGTTAAACCAAACCCAAATTTATAcgaataa